In Ictalurus punctatus breed USDA103 chromosome 3, Coco_2.0, whole genome shotgun sequence, the following are encoded in one genomic region:
- the LOC108262912 gene encoding uncharacterized protein LOC108262912, with amino-acid sequence MQGVSHNAAVSTLRQAGSCIKMKVLRQSLEPAEDRATQEPEDSKTGLLIGHKETELDYSSIANRTEAVVCNGKGLSDLAQEKTPGKDWHDLFKNNSLRVGQHNMTIPRIILTHPSTSDEDVDGLALSDLDEMNNPDNHIYSDLNSAFYPP; translated from the exons ATGCAGGGGGTCAGCCACAATGCGGCGGTCAGCACCCTGCGGCAGGCAGGCAGCTGTATTAAGATGAAAGTCCTGCGGCAGAGTCTTGAACCCGCAGAGGATCGAGCAACCCAGGAGCCTGAAGATTCAAAAACAGGGCTTTTGATTGGTCACAAGGAGACTGAACTTGATTACAGCTCTATAGCCAACAGGACTGAGGCTGTGGTCTGCAATGGCAAGGGCTTG AGTGACCTGGCACAAGAGAAAACACCAGGAAAAGACTGGCACGacttgtttaaaaacaacagtctGCGGGTTGGGCAACACAACATGACG ATACCTCGGATTATTCTGACTCATCCCTCTACCTCAGATGAAGATGTGGACGGGCTGGCACTAAGTGACCTTGATGAAATGAATAATCCTGATAACCACATCTATTCGGACCTAAATAGTGCCTTTTATCCACCATGA